A stretch of the Amycolatopsis sp. BJA-103 genome encodes the following:
- the allB gene encoding allantoinase AllB, which produces MDLVIKAARAITAAGEVPATVGIEDGRIVAVEPAGAALDGDRVLELGEDVVLLPGLVDTHVHVNDPGRSEWEGFASATRAAAAGGVTTIVDMPLNSLPPTVDVAALEVKRKAAEGRVHVDVGFWGGAIPGNLADLRGLHEAGVFGFKSFLLHSGVDEFPPLDARGLEEAMTELRTFDGMIIVHAEDSDAIDHAPDPHGEKYEDFLHSRPRGAENVAIAQVIELARKTGVRAHILHLSSSDALPMVESARRDGVRLTAETCPHYLSFTAEEIGDGATQFKCCPPIREAGNRELLWQGLADGVIDCVVTDHSPCTPELKRFDSGDFGLAWGGIAGLQLGLPAVWTQARQRGFALTDVVRWMAEHPAAQAGMRRKGHLAPGYDADFSVFAPDDAFVVDVAKLKHRNPVSAYHGRPLAGVVRSTWLRGKEITGEDPAGVLLTRDEELRWRRP; this is translated from the coding sequence ATGGACTTGGTGATCAAGGCTGCCAGGGCGATCACGGCCGCCGGAGAAGTACCCGCGACGGTCGGCATCGAGGATGGCCGCATCGTCGCGGTGGAACCGGCCGGAGCCGCGCTGGACGGCGATCGGGTGCTCGAACTCGGCGAGGACGTCGTCCTGCTGCCGGGTCTCGTGGACACCCACGTGCACGTCAACGATCCGGGCCGCAGTGAATGGGAGGGTTTCGCTTCGGCGACCCGCGCGGCCGCGGCGGGCGGGGTCACCACGATCGTGGACATGCCGCTGAACAGCCTGCCGCCGACGGTCGACGTCGCGGCGCTGGAGGTGAAGCGCAAGGCCGCCGAGGGGCGCGTGCACGTCGATGTCGGATTCTGGGGTGGTGCCATCCCGGGCAATCTGGCGGATCTGCGGGGGCTGCACGAGGCCGGGGTGTTCGGCTTCAAGTCGTTCCTGCTGCACTCCGGCGTCGACGAGTTCCCGCCGCTGGACGCGCGCGGGCTCGAAGAGGCGATGACCGAACTGCGGACCTTCGACGGCATGATCATCGTGCACGCGGAGGACTCCGACGCGATCGATCACGCGCCCGATCCGCACGGCGAGAAGTACGAAGACTTCCTGCACTCGCGGCCGCGTGGCGCGGAGAACGTGGCGATCGCGCAGGTCATCGAACTCGCCAGGAAGACCGGCGTGCGCGCGCACATCCTGCATCTGTCCTCTTCGGACGCGCTGCCGATGGTCGAGAGCGCGCGGCGCGACGGCGTCCGGCTGACCGCCGAGACCTGCCCGCACTACCTGAGTTTCACCGCGGAGGAGATCGGCGACGGGGCGACGCAGTTCAAGTGCTGCCCGCCGATCCGTGAGGCCGGGAACCGCGAACTGCTGTGGCAGGGCCTCGCGGACGGCGTCATCGACTGCGTCGTGACCGACCATTCGCCGTGCACGCCGGAGCTGAAACGCTTCGACAGCGGCGATTTCGGGCTTGCCTGGGGTGGGATCGCCGGCCTGCAACTCGGTCTGCCCGCGGTCTGGACACAGGCGCGGCAGCGCGGGTTCGCGCTCACCGACGTCGTCCGCTGGATGGCCGAACATCCGGCCGCGCAGGCGGGGATGCGCCGCAAGGGCCACCTCGCGCCGGGCTACGACGCCGACTTCAGCGTGTTCGCACCCGACGACGCGTTCGTCGTCGACGTCGCGAAATTGAAGCACCGCAACCCGGTCAGCGCCTACCACGGACGTCCGCTCGCCGGTGTCGTGCGGAGCACGTGGTTGCGCGGCAAGGAGATCACCGGTGAAGACCCGGCAGGCGTCCTGCTGACCCGGGATGAGGAGCTGAGATGGAGGAGACCGTGA
- a CDS encoding alpha/beta hydrolase, with protein MKRLLTAGVIPVVVGGLLAGALPASASTLNTTNIPDRYTGQTLDWHPCAAEELITLPPGTDIGGLECATYRTPRDWDRAAERQDLTIAVSRLKSTGPSTASVLTNPGGPGGAGRWFPVTFRGQEKLRQHQDVIGIDVRGTGKSTNVTCRGTADLVRQLDPRDRDPRNLNQILANAEHVAKSCQAASGELGPLITTYQTIKDFDLLRVLLGREKINWVGYSGGTWLGAHYAQQFPQRTGRFVLDSSTEFTTTWQNSFNRQAVGFERRWRQDFLPWMARYDAKYHFGTSGEEVRQAYERLRYTLSRHPLNGNGPMELEGAMVYMLYKKESFPALADLLVKVRAGLENGEQAKADALAAVKDAGDYPDAQDATFWNTLCGEGRFTGTRESLIRDSQRNLDRGLLMAGGGVLNASVCLFWDKQPRPLPKLDGKGVPPVLIVQSEHDPATPIEGARKAHAGFANSRMLTVTGEGDHGLYATGNAAVDKVVDAYLADGVVPADQSVPGMPLPVP; from the coding sequence ATGAAGCGGCTACTGACCGCCGGGGTGATCCCGGTGGTCGTGGGCGGGCTGCTCGCCGGGGCCTTGCCGGCTTCGGCGAGCACGCTGAACACGACGAACATCCCGGACCGCTACACCGGCCAGACACTCGATTGGCATCCTTGCGCGGCGGAGGAGCTGATCACGTTGCCGCCGGGCACCGACATCGGCGGACTCGAATGCGCGACCTACCGCACGCCCCGCGACTGGGACCGCGCGGCGGAGCGACAGGATCTGACCATCGCGGTCAGCAGGCTGAAGTCGACCGGACCGTCGACGGCGTCGGTGCTCACCAACCCGGGCGGGCCGGGCGGCGCCGGGCGCTGGTTCCCGGTCACGTTCCGCGGGCAGGAGAAGCTGCGGCAACACCAGGACGTCATCGGCATCGACGTCCGGGGGACCGGCAAGAGCACCAACGTCACCTGTCGTGGCACCGCGGACCTCGTCCGCCAGCTGGACCCGCGCGACCGCGATCCGCGCAACCTGAACCAGATCCTGGCCAACGCGGAACACGTGGCCAAGTCCTGCCAGGCCGCCAGTGGCGAACTCGGGCCGCTGATCACCACCTACCAGACGATCAAGGACTTCGACCTGCTCCGGGTGCTGCTCGGCCGGGAGAAGATCAACTGGGTCGGCTACTCGGGCGGCACCTGGCTGGGCGCGCACTACGCGCAGCAGTTCCCCCAGCGGACCGGGCGGTTCGTGCTGGACTCCTCGACGGAGTTCACCACGACGTGGCAGAACTCGTTCAACCGGCAGGCGGTCGGGTTCGAACGACGCTGGCGGCAGGACTTCCTGCCGTGGATGGCGCGCTACGACGCCAAGTACCACTTCGGCACCAGCGGCGAAGAGGTCCGGCAGGCCTACGAGCGGCTCCGGTACACCTTGTCGCGTCATCCGCTCAACGGCAACGGGCCGATGGAGCTCGAAGGTGCGATGGTCTACATGCTCTACAAGAAGGAGTCCTTCCCGGCGCTGGCCGACCTGCTGGTCAAGGTGCGGGCGGGGCTGGAGAACGGGGAGCAGGCGAAGGCCGACGCTCTCGCTGCCGTCAAGGACGCGGGGGACTACCCCGACGCGCAGGACGCCACGTTCTGGAACACCCTCTGCGGGGAGGGCCGGTTCACCGGCACCCGCGAGTCGCTGATCCGCGACTCGCAGCGGAACCTCGACCGCGGACTGCTCATGGCGGGCGGCGGCGTGCTGAACGCCTCGGTCTGCCTGTTCTGGGACAAGCAACCGCGTCCGCTGCCGAAGCTGGACGGCAAGGGTGTCCCGCCGGTGCTGATCGTCCAGTCCGAGCACGACCCGGCGACGCCGATCGAGGGAGCCCGGAAGGCACACGCCGGGTTCGCGAACTCGCGGATGCTGACGGTGACCGGCGAAGGTGACCACGGGCTCTACGCGACCGGCAACGCCGCAGTGGACAAGGTCGTGGACGCGTACCTGGCCGACGGGGTCGTCCCCGCCGACCAGAGCGTGCCCGGGATGCCGCTGCCGGTTCCCTAG
- the alc gene encoding allantoicase, whose translation MEETVNDRPEWTKLPDLASRKFGGTVMWATDELFAEKENLVNPWTPAHRAETFGPKGQVYDGWETRRHREPGDDQAVVRLGLAGAITGVVVDTAFFKGNYPPFVSVEACAVEGYPSAAEVSEADWDVLVKRGAASGHTENFFEVGGSKRYTHVRLTMHPDGGVARLRVHGTPIPDPRLLDLGALDLAALENGAVVTGCSDMFYSSPNNLFSPGLAAHQAEGWETSRRRDDGNDWVTVRLAGAGVVRFAELDNSNLKGNAPGWAALSGRDGDGEWVELLPKTRLQPDTRHRFALASGPEVTEVRLDIYPDGGMARLRLFGALTDRGREDLTSRFGGAQG comes from the coding sequence ATGGAGGAGACCGTGAACGACCGTCCTGAGTGGACAAAGCTGCCCGATCTGGCCTCGCGCAAGTTCGGCGGGACCGTGATGTGGGCGACGGATGAGTTGTTCGCCGAGAAGGAGAATCTGGTCAATCCCTGGACGCCCGCGCACCGGGCGGAGACGTTCGGCCCCAAGGGCCAGGTCTACGACGGCTGGGAGACCCGGCGGCACCGTGAGCCCGGAGACGACCAGGCCGTCGTCCGGCTCGGCCTGGCGGGCGCGATCACCGGCGTCGTCGTGGACACCGCGTTCTTCAAGGGGAACTACCCGCCGTTCGTCTCGGTCGAGGCGTGCGCCGTCGAGGGCTACCCCAGTGCGGCCGAAGTATCCGAAGCCGACTGGGACGTGCTGGTCAAACGCGGCGCGGCCTCGGGTCATACGGAGAACTTCTTCGAGGTCGGCGGGAGCAAGCGCTACACGCACGTCCGGCTGACCATGCACCCGGACGGCGGTGTCGCCCGGCTGCGGGTGCACGGCACGCCGATCCCGGACCCGCGGCTGCTCGACCTCGGCGCGCTGGACCTCGCGGCCCTGGAGAACGGCGCGGTCGTCACCGGATGCAGCGACATGTTCTATTCCTCGCCCAACAACCTCTTCTCGCCCGGGCTCGCCGCGCACCAGGCCGAGGGCTGGGAGACGTCCCGCCGCCGTGATGACGGGAACGACTGGGTCACCGTGCGGCTCGCCGGCGCGGGCGTCGTCCGGTTCGCCGAACTGGACAACAGCAACCTGAAGGGCAACGCGCCCGGCTGGGCGGCGTTGAGCGGGCGGGACGGCGACGGCGAATGGGTCGAGCTGCTGCCGAAGACCCGCCTGCAGCCGGACACGCGGCACCGGTTCGCGCTCGCTTCGGGACCCGAGGTGACCGAAGTGCGTCTCGACATCTATCCCGACGGCGGCATGGCACGCCTACGCCTCTTCGGCGCCCTGACCGACCGAGGCCGTGAGGACCTCACTTCGCGCTTCGGGGGTGCTCAGGGCTGA
- a CDS encoding RICIN domain-containing protein → MQAETRRIPRRGLALVAACLAGSAVLAAPAQATSPETAARSQNKPVEILSERTENSATFANPDGSRTTQVHGGPVHVRRGGDWTPVDLTLVKGADGLVRPKAHPRDLVLTGANGKSGDLATVQSRDGKVALQYPGALPEPVLTGEVATYPEVQPGVDLQVKATRTGFEQFFVVKRRPERALTFALPLRATGLTPRTDADGNTALVTASGDVVGSVPAAEMWDSRIDQRSGDPAAKVKVGKVVSAKERGTLGLNVTPDAGYFADPARAYPVIVDPGVSVWTNFDTFTQSNIATTDQSGATELRIGTYDGGATKARSYLHFDVSRFRGAEIESATLALWGNHSYSCSPRNWEVWDTALVGTGTRWANQPAPGTRWATTNATRGYSAACAADWVRTPIGNLIGAWAGAGVTTGSMLLKAENEADSSGWKKFSSSEGGKSPYLEVTYRNQRPNPAAGHDISDRVDSGGVTYTKSLTPTLRFTPTDPDGGNVTAVFYVYEGETMIGDFWQWDVPSGTTATWTAPPGLLQEGHDYRFRATTFDPGGEFGDDAWVSLQAVSSGLYADVAACGWNNGTKVQQWPSNGADCQKFFPWGTGDGYYQFRAKHSGQVLDNTGCSTASGNPVTTYDRVAGACQKWTIEPQGVGTGVYRYAVQNAGKLLDQGCTAGQGAPLFIWDRVPGRGCQNWRMPVSPANGVTVQWLPFTVNTAAE, encoded by the coding sequence GTGCAAGCCGAAACCCGAAGAATCCCGCGGCGGGGCCTCGCGCTCGTCGCCGCGTGCCTGGCCGGGAGCGCCGTTCTCGCTGCTCCCGCGCAAGCGACGTCACCCGAAACGGCAGCGCGATCGCAGAACAAGCCGGTCGAGATCCTCTCCGAGCGTACGGAGAACTCGGCCACCTTCGCCAATCCCGACGGTTCCCGCACCACCCAGGTGCACGGCGGCCCGGTCCACGTCCGCCGCGGCGGTGACTGGACCCCTGTCGATCTGACGCTGGTGAAGGGCGCCGACGGCCTCGTCCGGCCGAAGGCGCATCCGCGTGACCTCGTGCTGACGGGCGCGAACGGCAAGAGCGGGGATCTCGCCACCGTGCAGAGCCGGGACGGGAAGGTCGCCCTGCAGTACCCGGGCGCGCTGCCCGAACCGGTGCTCACCGGTGAGGTCGCCACCTATCCGGAGGTCCAGCCCGGCGTCGACCTGCAGGTCAAGGCCACGCGGACCGGGTTCGAGCAGTTCTTCGTCGTCAAGCGCCGTCCCGAGCGCGCGCTGACGTTCGCCCTCCCGCTGCGGGCCACCGGGCTCACACCGCGCACCGACGCGGACGGGAACACGGCGCTCGTCACGGCGTCCGGCGACGTGGTGGGCAGCGTGCCCGCCGCCGAGATGTGGGACTCGCGGATCGACCAGCGCAGCGGCGACCCGGCCGCGAAGGTGAAGGTCGGCAAGGTCGTGTCGGCCAAGGAGCGGGGGACCCTCGGCCTGAACGTGACGCCGGACGCGGGGTACTTCGCCGACCCGGCGCGCGCCTATCCGGTCATCGTCGATCCCGGTGTTTCGGTGTGGACGAACTTCGACACCTTCACGCAGTCGAACATCGCCACCACCGACCAGTCGGGTGCCACCGAACTCCGCATCGGCACCTACGACGGCGGGGCCACGAAGGCCCGCTCGTACCTCCACTTCGACGTGTCGCGATTCCGGGGCGCGGAGATCGAATCGGCCACTTTGGCCTTGTGGGGCAACCACTCCTACTCGTGCTCGCCGCGCAACTGGGAGGTCTGGGACACCGCCCTGGTGGGCACCGGCACCCGCTGGGCGAACCAGCCGGCCCCCGGCACCCGCTGGGCGACGACGAACGCGACCCGCGGCTACAGCGCGGCTTGTGCGGCCGATTGGGTCCGTACGCCGATCGGGAACCTGATCGGTGCCTGGGCGGGCGCCGGGGTCACGACCGGTTCGATGCTGCTGAAGGCTGAGAACGAGGCGGATTCGTCCGGCTGGAAGAAGTTCTCGTCCAGCGAGGGCGGCAAGTCGCCGTACCTCGAGGTGACGTACCGGAACCAGCGGCCGAATCCCGCCGCCGGGCACGACATCTCGGATCGCGTCGACTCCGGCGGTGTCACCTACACGAAGTCCCTGACCCCGACGCTGCGCTTCACGCCGACGGACCCCGACGGCGGCAACGTCACCGCTGTCTTCTATGTCTACGAAGGCGAAACGATGATCGGGGACTTCTGGCAGTGGGACGTCCCGTCCGGCACCACCGCGACCTGGACGGCGCCGCCGGGGCTGTTGCAGGAGGGCCACGACTACCGGTTCCGGGCCACCACCTTCGACCCGGGCGGGGAGTTCGGGGACGACGCCTGGGTCTCGCTGCAAGCGGTGTCGAGCGGCCTCTACGCCGACGTCGCCGCGTGCGGCTGGAACAACGGGACCAAGGTCCAGCAGTGGCCGTCGAACGGCGCGGACTGCCAGAAGTTCTTCCCGTGGGGCACCGGTGACGGCTACTACCAGTTCCGTGCCAAGCATTCCGGGCAGGTGCTGGACAACACCGGCTGCAGTACGGCCAGCGGGAACCCGGTGACCACCTACGACCGCGTCGCGGGCGCGTGCCAGAAGTGGACGATCGAACCGCAGGGCGTCGGCACCGGGGTGTACCGGTACGCCGTGCAGAACGCGGGCAAACTGCTGGACCAGGGCTGCACCGCGGGCCAGGGGGCACCGCTGTTCATCTGGGACCGCGTCCCGGGACGCGGCTGCCAGAACTGGCGGATGCCGGTGTCGCCGGCGAACGGGGTCACCGTGCAGTGGCTGCCGTTCACGGTGAACACGGCGGCGGAATAG
- a CDS encoding O-acetylhomoserine aminocarboxypropyltransferase/cysteine synthase family protein, whose amino-acid sequence MSERTWGFRTRALHAGGTPDPATGARAVPIYQTTSFVFEDAADAANLFALQKYGNVYSRIGNPTVAAFEERLASLEGAIGGVATSSGQAAEFLTFSALAEAGDHIVSAGGLYGGTVTQLTGTLRRFGIETTFVSGDRIEDYAAAVTDRTKLIFTEVIGNPGGGIADLAGLAELAHAHDIPLVVDATLATPYLCRPIEHGADIVLHSATKFLGGHGTTLGGVIVESGKFDWGNGKFPRMTEAVESYGGLKYWENFGEYAFCTRLRAEQLRDIGAVLSPHSAFLLLQGVETLPQRMDAHIANARAVAEYLAADPRVAWVNYAGLPDHPHHDRAKKYLPAGPGAVFSFGVEGGRAAGETFVNSVELLSHLANVGDARTLVIHPASTTHQQLSEDQLRAAGVGADLIRLSIGLEDVDDILWDLDQALGKAVAG is encoded by the coding sequence ATGAGTGAACGCACCTGGGGCTTCCGCACCCGCGCCCTGCACGCGGGCGGGACGCCCGACCCGGCGACCGGCGCCCGCGCCGTGCCCATCTACCAGACCACGAGCTTCGTCTTCGAGGACGCGGCCGACGCGGCGAACCTGTTCGCGCTGCAGAAGTACGGCAACGTCTACAGCCGCATCGGCAATCCGACGGTCGCGGCCTTCGAGGAACGCCTGGCCAGCCTCGAAGGCGCCATCGGCGGTGTCGCCACGAGCAGTGGCCAGGCGGCCGAGTTCCTCACCTTCTCCGCGCTGGCCGAGGCCGGGGACCACATCGTCTCGGCGGGCGGGCTCTACGGCGGGACGGTCACCCAGCTCACCGGCACGCTGCGCCGCTTCGGCATCGAGACCACCTTCGTCAGCGGAGACCGCATCGAGGACTACGCGGCCGCCGTCACCGACCGGACGAAGCTGATCTTCACCGAGGTCATCGGCAATCCCGGTGGCGGGATCGCCGACCTCGCCGGGCTGGCCGAACTCGCGCATGCGCACGACATCCCGCTGGTCGTCGACGCCACCCTCGCGACGCCGTACCTGTGCCGTCCGATCGAGCACGGCGCGGACATCGTGCTGCATTCCGCGACGAAGTTCCTCGGCGGGCACGGCACCACACTCGGCGGGGTGATCGTCGAATCCGGGAAGTTCGACTGGGGCAACGGGAAGTTCCCGAGGATGACCGAGGCCGTCGAGAGCTATGGCGGCCTGAAGTACTGGGAGAACTTCGGCGAGTACGCCTTCTGCACCCGGCTGCGCGCCGAGCAGTTGCGCGATATCGGCGCCGTCCTTTCCCCGCACTCGGCCTTCCTTCTGCTGCAAGGGGTCGAGACCCTGCCACAGCGGATGGACGCCCACATCGCCAACGCACGGGCCGTCGCGGAGTACCTCGCCGCGGATCCGCGCGTGGCCTGGGTGAACTACGCGGGCCTGCCGGATCACCCGCATCACGACCGGGCGAAGAAGTACCTGCCCGCCGGGCCCGGCGCCGTGTTCTCCTTCGGCGTCGAAGGCGGCCGCGCGGCCGGGGAAACGTTCGTGAACTCCGTCGAACTGCTGTCGCATCTGGCGAATGTCGGGGACGCGCGGACGCTGGTCATCCACCCGGCGTCCACCACGCACCAGCAGCTTTCCGAGGACCAGCTGCGCGCGGCGGGCGTCGGCGCGGACCTGATCCGCCTGTCGATCGGCCTGGAGGACGTCGACGACATCCTGTGGGATCTCGACCAGGCACTCGGCAAGGCGGTGGCGGGATGA
- the pucL gene encoding factor-independent urate hydroxylase: MAITLGPNQYGKAEVRLVTVRREGTVHHLKDLTVSTSLRGDLAATHLTGDNADVVATDTQKNTVYAFAKEAPVGEIEDFALRLGRHFVDSFEHISGARVLIDEHGWNRISGHDHAFSQAGSEKRTTAVTIQDGQAWVVSGLDDLVVLKSTGSEFHGFPRDEYTTLAETNDRILATAVTARWRYQGDGIDWAASHTEVRRILLETFADKHSLSLQQTLYAMGEAVLEEREEVAEVRLSLPNKHHFLVDLSPFGLKNDNEVFYAADRPYGLIEGVVLRDDAEDAGLAWHTLAAF, from the coding sequence GTGGCCATCACCCTGGGCCCCAACCAGTACGGCAAGGCCGAAGTCCGGCTCGTCACCGTGCGGCGCGAAGGCACCGTCCATCACCTCAAGGACCTCACCGTTTCGACGTCGCTGCGCGGCGACCTCGCGGCCACGCACCTCACCGGTGACAACGCCGACGTCGTCGCGACCGACACGCAGAAGAACACCGTCTACGCCTTCGCCAAGGAGGCCCCGGTCGGTGAGATCGAGGACTTCGCGCTCCGCCTCGGACGGCATTTCGTCGACTCGTTCGAGCACATCTCCGGCGCCCGGGTCCTGATCGACGAGCATGGCTGGAACCGCATCTCCGGACATGACCACGCGTTCTCCCAGGCGGGCAGTGAAAAGCGCACGACCGCGGTGACCATTCAGGACGGTCAGGCCTGGGTGGTGTCCGGTTTGGACGATCTCGTCGTGCTCAAGTCGACCGGTTCGGAGTTCCACGGCTTCCCGCGTGACGAATACACGACACTGGCCGAGACGAACGACCGGATCCTCGCGACCGCCGTGACCGCTCGCTGGCGTTACCAAGGTGACGGCATCGACTGGGCGGCGAGCCACACCGAGGTCCGGCGGATCCTGCTGGAGACCTTCGCGGACAAGCACAGCCTCTCCCTGCAGCAAACGCTGTACGCGATGGGAGAGGCCGTGCTCGAGGAACGCGAAGAGGTCGCCGAAGTCCGGCTGTCACTGCCGAACAAGCACCACTTCCTGGTGGACCTGTCGCCGTTCGGGTTGAAGAACGACAACGAGGTCTTCTACGCCGCCGACCGGCCGTACGGCCTGATCGAGGGTGTGGTCCTGCGCGATGACGCGGAGGACGCCGGCCTGGCCTGGCACACCCTCGCCGCCTTCTAG
- the uraH gene encoding hydroxyisourate hydrolase — MSLVTTHILDTAAGRPAAGVGVRLETGAGEPIADGRTDTDGRIRDLGPETLDPGVYRLVFDTGAHLGPDSFFPEVTLTFRIADGTEHHHVPLLLSPFAYSTYRGS, encoded by the coding sequence ATGAGCCTGGTGACCACGCACATCCTCGACACCGCCGCGGGACGCCCGGCGGCCGGGGTCGGGGTCCGGCTCGAAACCGGCGCGGGCGAACCGATCGCCGACGGCCGGACCGACACCGACGGCCGGATCCGCGACCTGGGCCCGGAAACCCTGGACCCCGGGGTGTACCGGCTGGTCTTCGACACCGGCGCCCACCTCGGCCCGGACTCCTTCTTCCCCGAAGTCACCTTGACCTTCCGCATCGCCGACGGGACCGAGCACCACCACGTGCCGTTGCTGCTCAGCCCGTTCGCCTACTCCACCTATCGAGGGAGCTGA
- a CDS encoding helix-turn-helix domain-containing protein, translating into MQLEAEFTSEPFHGEGPPPEHAVKARDTAEGAGLSADFGPLGTLVRGDADTLLDALPAIARAALNGGATRVTLQLRQVGDDAGEPAVELHSALARLIGDVERELGGKLDTLDRAAKQRAVRLLKERGAFGLRKSVSTVAEALGVTRFTVYNYLNRDQD; encoded by the coding sequence GTGCAGTTAGAAGCCGAGTTCACCAGCGAACCGTTCCACGGCGAGGGCCCGCCACCCGAGCATGCCGTCAAAGCGCGCGACACGGCGGAAGGCGCGGGCCTCTCGGCCGACTTCGGCCCGCTCGGCACCCTCGTCCGCGGCGACGCCGACACCCTGCTCGACGCGCTCCCCGCCATCGCCAGGGCGGCACTGAACGGCGGCGCGACCCGCGTGACCCTCCAACTCCGGCAGGTCGGCGACGACGCGGGCGAGCCGGCCGTCGAACTGCACAGCGCCCTCGCCCGACTCATCGGCGACGTCGAACGCGAGCTGGGTGGCAAGCTCGACACCCTCGACCGCGCCGCCAAGCAGCGCGCGGTCCGGCTGCTCAAGGAACGCGGCGCGTTCGGCCTCCGCAAATCGGTGTCGACCGTCGCCGAGGCACTGGGGGTCACGAGGTTCACGGTCTACAACTACCTCAACCGCGACCAAGACTGA
- a CDS encoding CoA-binding protein, translated as MSYDVGAVERRRLLSRTKSVTIVGASNNPARPSYFVATYLLSSSEYQVNFVNPRLDELLGRPVYPSLADVPGEVDLVSVFRKHDDLPGVAEEVVRAGARTLWLQLGLWHEPVADQAKEAGLDVVMNRCVKIEHARFAGGLHLAGFNTGVISSRRQSAP; from the coding sequence ATGAGCTACGACGTCGGCGCGGTCGAACGCCGCCGCCTCCTCTCGCGGACGAAGTCCGTGACCATCGTCGGTGCCTCGAACAATCCGGCGAGGCCGAGCTACTTCGTCGCGACGTACCTGCTCTCCTCCAGCGAGTACCAGGTCAACTTCGTGAACCCGAGGCTGGACGAACTCCTCGGGCGGCCGGTGTACCCGTCGCTGGCCGACGTGCCCGGCGAGGTCGACCTGGTCAGCGTGTTCCGCAAGCACGACGACCTCCCCGGCGTCGCCGAGGAGGTCGTCAGGGCCGGAGCGCGCACGCTCTGGCTGCAACTGGGCCTGTGGCACGAACCCGTCGCCGATCAGGCCAAGGAAGCCGGACTGGACGTGGTGATGAACCGCTGCGTCAAGATCGAGCACGCCCGGTTCGCCGGTGGGCTCCACCTCGCCGGTTTCAACACCGGAGTGATCAGCTCCCGCCGCCAGTCCGCTCCCTGA
- the uraD gene encoding 2-oxo-4-hydroxy-4-carboxy-5-ureidoimidazoline decarboxylase, producing the protein MPLTIREFDQAPAQDVRPVLTACLDVPRWVETLLARRPYTDLAALLAASESLTPLRPDEIRQAMAAHPRIGEKSGGESTEAGWSRSEQSGVDGSAAREFAAANAEYEATFGHVFLVCASGRSGPELLENLRSRLSNDPEKELEVAGQELAKIAALRLEKAVTS; encoded by the coding sequence GTGCCGCTCACCATTCGAGAGTTCGACCAGGCACCCGCCCAGGACGTCCGGCCGGTGCTGACAGCCTGCCTCGACGTCCCGCGCTGGGTGGAAACCCTGCTGGCCAGGCGCCCTTACACCGACCTGGCCGCCCTGCTCGCCGCGTCCGAGTCGCTGACCCCGCTGCGCCCCGACGAGATCCGGCAGGCGATGGCCGCCCATCCCCGGATCGGGGAGAAATCGGGCGGCGAGAGCACCGAAGCCGGTTGGTCGCGCTCGGAACAGTCCGGTGTGGACGGTTCCGCGGCGCGTGAGTTCGCGGCGGCCAACGCCGAGTACGAAGCGACGTTCGGGCACGTGTTCCTGGTCTGCGCGAGCGGCCGGAGCGGCCCCGAACTGCTGGAAAACCTCCGTTCGAGGCTCTCGAACGATCCGGAGAAGGAACTCGAAGTGGCCGGTCAAGAGCTGGCCAAGATCGCCGCGCTGCGGCTGGAAAAGGCGGTGACGTCATGA